Proteins found in one Pseudomonas sp. P8_241 genomic segment:
- a CDS encoding AAA family ATPase, protein MSTKPGAIHAVKAGAALSFGAGNITVFYGQNGSGKSGYARLLKQACGSRSKDEIHPNVFVEEPVPCRAQFQLSIGGQAGKIEWTLADGAHPKLRHAQIFDSRTATQYMGKNEASYEPSQMKFVAALIAISDRVSQHLGSAKNALLSSLPQFPLDLGITEESKWLAALKPATITTTIDKACLYTEENDAERIGLEGALAQKDVVGRLGEITKEKQGLANVQLAMSSLKEKLSDGAAQAIVNAHSDAKLKRQAAQQSAQQLFAEAPLDGVGEPIWQQLWAQARLFSQSHAYPGNEFPVVGHESRCVLCQQELKDDSADRLRHFESFVTEGLERAAKDAEDKLKGLLRALPHSPTEQDWLAHMSLLKIDQQHAIDLHTALVKRRADLDKADQIEKVAAFDWAPVNQALTDQSQTLETEEKSLNELLQDGKRQQMEERVRKLKGIQWLAQNKQSVLTERDRLIAVEQYGKAIKLAATNSLTTKNNELAKSELDAGYQTRFAAELKLLGGSRLPVAPQSKTIGKGRTTFGLTLIGAKGSRPPEQILSEGETRIVALAAFFADITGSNQVAPFIFDDPISSLDQDFEERVVARLVDLAQTRQVIIFTHRLSLITLLDAAVKKVAEHPDLPNIVHEVQTLRRLEKISGILTGQSARDSKPKTAINKLLNEFLPKLKKHQAEGDAESYDLMAKSVCSDFRIIVERAVEVVLLNSVVLRFRREVMTKGLLRQLSNITQEDCDLIDDLMTRYSVYEHSQADDLPAVPPELADLETDMKSLADWMGEYSKRVA, encoded by the coding sequence GTGTCTACGAAACCCGGGGCGATTCATGCCGTCAAAGCAGGAGCCGCGCTTTCATTCGGGGCCGGGAACATAACGGTGTTCTATGGCCAGAATGGCTCAGGCAAGAGCGGCTACGCACGACTTCTAAAACAAGCTTGCGGCTCCAGATCGAAAGACGAAATTCACCCCAACGTGTTCGTCGAAGAGCCGGTGCCTTGCCGGGCTCAATTCCAGCTTTCTATTGGTGGCCAAGCTGGAAAAATCGAATGGACACTCGCCGACGGCGCTCATCCAAAGCTTCGCCATGCTCAGATCTTTGACTCAAGAACAGCCACACAGTACATGGGCAAAAACGAGGCAAGCTACGAACCTAGCCAGATGAAGTTCGTTGCGGCATTGATCGCAATATCAGATAGGGTTAGCCAGCACCTAGGATCGGCGAAGAACGCCTTATTGAGTTCGTTACCTCAATTTCCATTGGATTTGGGAATTACCGAAGAAAGCAAATGGCTTGCTGCGCTGAAGCCGGCAACAATCACAACAACCATCGACAAAGCATGTCTGTACACAGAGGAAAATGATGCAGAACGAATCGGCCTCGAAGGCGCTTTAGCTCAAAAAGACGTCGTTGGACGACTGGGCGAGATCACCAAGGAGAAGCAGGGCCTGGCTAACGTGCAATTGGCGATGAGTTCGCTCAAGGAGAAGCTTTCCGATGGTGCTGCCCAAGCCATCGTTAATGCCCACTCAGATGCAAAACTCAAACGTCAGGCTGCCCAACAGTCAGCTCAGCAACTGTTCGCAGAAGCTCCTCTCGACGGCGTGGGTGAACCCATATGGCAGCAACTTTGGGCACAGGCCCGGCTTTTTTCCCAAAGCCATGCCTATCCTGGAAACGAATTCCCCGTAGTTGGTCACGAGTCGCGATGCGTGCTCTGCCAACAGGAACTCAAGGACGATTCGGCTGATCGATTGCGACATTTCGAAAGTTTTGTCACCGAAGGCCTCGAACGTGCGGCCAAAGATGCAGAAGACAAATTAAAAGGATTGCTCCGCGCACTCCCCCACTCACCGACAGAGCAGGACTGGCTAGCTCACATGTCGCTGCTCAAAATAGACCAGCAGCACGCCATTGATTTACACACGGCATTAGTTAAAAGACGTGCAGACTTAGATAAGGCAGATCAGATTGAAAAGGTTGCAGCTTTTGATTGGGCGCCTGTGAATCAGGCACTAACTGATCAGTCACAGACGCTTGAGACGGAAGAGAAATCGCTGAACGAACTGCTGCAAGACGGTAAAAGGCAGCAAATGGAAGAACGAGTACGGAAGCTGAAGGGGATACAGTGGCTGGCTCAGAATAAACAATCAGTACTGACGGAGCGGGATCGACTGATAGCCGTTGAACAGTATGGGAAAGCAATAAAGCTCGCGGCCACCAACTCGCTCACAACAAAGAACAACGAGCTGGCAAAATCCGAATTAGACGCTGGTTATCAAACTCGCTTCGCTGCAGAACTGAAACTACTAGGCGGTTCGCGGCTACCTGTAGCTCCCCAAAGCAAGACCATTGGCAAAGGGCGGACTACTTTTGGATTGACGCTGATAGGTGCGAAAGGAAGTCGTCCGCCAGAGCAAATTCTCAGTGAAGGTGAGACGCGTATAGTTGCGCTCGCAGCTTTTTTTGCGGACATAACCGGTTCAAACCAGGTAGCCCCTTTTATCTTCGATGACCCGATCTCATCACTCGATCAGGATTTTGAAGAGCGAGTTGTCGCACGCCTTGTTGACCTTGCACAAACACGCCAAGTCATAATCTTCACTCACAGATTGTCACTGATCACACTTCTGGACGCCGCCGTGAAGAAGGTGGCAGAGCACCCGGATCTCCCAAATATTGTCCATGAGGTTCAAACCCTTCGACGCTTAGAGAAGATATCCGGAATCTTGACAGGACAAAGTGCCAGAGACTCGAAACCCAAAACGGCCATTAACAAGCTCTTGAACGAATTTCTGCCTAAGCTCAAAAAGCACCAAGCCGAAGGCGACGCCGAAAGCTATGACCTCATGGCTAAGAGTGTCTGCAGCGACTTCCGGATAATCGTAGAGCGTGCGGTAGAGGTGGTACTGCTGAACAGCGTCGTACTGCGATTCAGAAGAGAGGTGATGACTAAAGGGCTCCTCAGACAGCTGAGCAATATCACCCAGGAGGATTGCGATCTGATCGACGATCTGATGACTCGATATTCAGTTTACGAGCACTCCCAGGCAGATGATCTGCCCGCTGTTCCACCTGAGCTTGCAGACCTCGAAACAGACATGAAGTCGCTTGCCGATTGGATGGGAGAATACTCAAAACGGGTTGCCTGA
- a CDS encoding IS3 family transposase (programmed frameshift) → MSNPRYPEEFKIQAVNQVTEKKLPVADVAARLGVSTHSLYAWIKRYSKPQEERQQDDDQHAELRRLRAELKRVTEERDNLKKGRRVLCQGVRLKYAFIKQRADDYSIRRLCLTLKVHPSGYYAWLSEPQSARAKDDQRLLGLIKHSWLESGGVYGYRKIHDDLREVGEDCGRHRVARLMRLEGLRSQTGYRRRPGKYGGKPAVASPNLLKRQFDVVEPNKVWVTDITYIRTYEGWLYLAVVLDLFSRQVVGWSMKSQMTSDLAIDALLMAVWRRKPKQEVMVHSDQGSQYSSSDWRSFLKANNLVASMSRRGNCHDNAVAESFFQLLKRERIKRKIYTTREDARSDVFDYIEMFYNAKRRHGFNNQLSPVEFEKRYAMSLQGV, encoded by the exons ATGAGCAACCCGCGTTACCCCGAAGAATTCAAAATCCAAGCGGTCAATCAAGTGACCGAAAAGAAGCTGCCTGTCGCTGATGTAGCGGCCCGTCTTGGCGTGTCGACGCATAGCCTCTACGCCTGGATAAAGCGCTACAGCAAACCTCAAGAAGAACGGCAGCAGGACGATGATCAGCACGCTGAACTGCGTCGTCTGCGAGCAGAACTCAAGCGGGTTACTGAAGAGCGAGACA ATCTTAAAAAAGGCCGCCGCGTACTTTGCCAAGGAGTGCGGTTGAAGTACGCCTTTATCAAGCAGCGAGCAGATGACTATTCCATACGACGGCTTTGCCTGACGCTGAAAGTCCACCCCAGTGGGTATTACGCCTGGTTGTCTGAGCCGCAATCTGCACGCGCCAAAGACGACCAACGACTGCTGGGTTTGATCAAGCATTCATGGCTGGAAAGTGGCGGCGTTTATGGCTATCGCAAAATCCATGACGATCTGCGCGAGGTCGGTGAAGACTGTGGTCGCCATCGTGTAGCGAGGCTGATGCGTCTTGAAGGTCTGCGCTCTCAGACAGGGTATCGACGTCGCCCTGGAAAGTACGGCGGTAAGCCAGCGGTCGCCTCACCCAATTTGCTGAAGCGCCAGTTCGATGTCGTGGAACCCAACAAGGTTTGGGTCACCGACATCACCTACATTCGTACATATGAAGGCTGGTTGTACTTGGCTGTGGTGCTGGATCTGTTTTCTCGTCAGGTTGTAGGCTGGTCAATGAAGTCTCAGATGACCAGTGATTTGGCTATTGATGCGTTATTGATGGCGGTTTGGAGGCGTAAACCGAAACAAGAGGTAATGGTTCATAGCGACCAAGGTAGCCAGTACAGCAGCTCCGATTGGCGCAGCTTTTTGAAGGCGAACAATTTGGTTGCCAGCATGAGTCGCCGAGGCAACTGTCATGATAATGCCGTGGCCGAGAGCTTTTTCCAGCTTCTGAAACGGGAACGGATCAAGCGGAAAATTTACACCACGCGGGAAGATGCTCGTAGTGATGTGTTCGATTACATCGAGATGTTCTACAACGCAAAACGTCGTCATGGTTTCAACAATCAGCTGTCGCCGGTAGAGTTTGAAAAGCGTTACGCAATGAGCTTGCAAGGTGTCTAG
- a CDS encoding DUF3422 family protein yields MHCQRQSLHNELHARPSLYFEEPAHVYHLAFIGDPFECKSLVEKLCHSPIDPLSVQGISRLGGHPLKWEQHAEFFTVTWVVPSEDGLRNWTESPRIL; encoded by the coding sequence ATGCATTGTCAAAGACAGTCCCTCCATAACGAATTGCACGCTCGACCTTCTCTCTACTTTGAGGAACCCGCGCATGTTTATCACTTGGCATTCATCGGTGATCCGTTTGAATGCAAATCGCTTGTGGAAAAGCTCTGCCATTCACCTATAGACCCACTATCTGTTCAAGGCATCTCGCGACTGGGTGGCCACCCATTGAAATGGGAACAGCATGCCGAATTTTTTACGGTGACCTGGGTGGTGCCTTCTGAGGATGGACTCCGGAACTGGACTGAATCGCCCCGGATTCTCTAG
- a CDS encoding TetR/AcrR family transcriptional regulator: MNTAIGTAHAPCADTIGQHIVDSACQLITDQGFSGMSMRGLAKTVGLHAGSLYYHFPSKQDLLEEVMEHLHQKRLASWRREKSKHRSTRPRLEAFIRFNVQRHLHSEPEERLLKMEACHLDPVQQKRVLEQEQVYTRELECILKRGMKEGIFQRIDAEVIACGILGLTSCTVTLKQHRNLPEPTLVSLINGMVNQLLSARTEASRSP, encoded by the coding sequence ATGAATACCGCTATTGGCACCGCCCATGCGCCCTGCGCAGATACCATCGGCCAGCACATCGTGGACTCGGCTTGCCAACTGATCACCGATCAAGGCTTTTCTGGAATGTCCATGCGCGGCCTTGCGAAAACAGTTGGGCTTCACGCTGGGAGTCTCTACTACCACTTTCCAAGCAAACAGGATTTGCTTGAGGAAGTAATGGAGCATCTTCACCAGAAGCGACTGGCATCATGGCGTAGGGAAAAATCGAAGCACCGGTCAACGCGTCCAAGGCTGGAAGCATTCATTCGCTTCAACGTGCAAAGACATCTCCACAGCGAACCAGAGGAGCGCCTGCTCAAGATGGAAGCTTGTCATCTAGATCCTGTCCAGCAGAAGCGCGTTTTGGAACAGGAGCAGGTGTATACCCGTGAGCTCGAATGCATTTTGAAGAGAGGGATGAAAGAAGGCATTTTTCAGCGCATTGATGCCGAAGTCATTGCCTGCGGGATTCTCGGATTAACTAGCTGCACAGTAACGCTGAAGCAGCATCGCAATCTGCCAGAGCCAACACTTGTGAGTCTCATCAATGGCATGGTGAACCAGCTTCTGTCAGCGAGAACCGAGGCTTCTCGATCACCTTAA
- a CDS encoding FAD-binding oxidoreductase, whose translation MTQQNVQKFDVAIIGGGIIGSSVAYHILKASPGTSVCVIEPDSTYEFASALRSSGGCRVQFTGTENIEMSLYSIERIKNFEHEMESKGRPAPVDWVEGGYLFVVEPEHVAAIERNVRKQQEHGCVVELLDAAGLKNRFPSINSDDLGVGAFTPHDGWCDPNGLLWGYRRKAVELGAVYIKDKFVDAVVSTHKAQTAVLESGLRIDAEAFINAGGAWSGLIAEKFGMQLPIVPMRRFEHYFTPATPMERLPYVKDLSRLAFRSEGEGFSGGLVNGAEPRGFNFEVDHDYWEQVVWPAVAHRFPALEAAKCHRTWSGLYEVNELDGNAVIGRWNSKLPNLYTVAGFSGHGMMHAPAAGRAIAELLLQGSYQSLDLTRLGYERVEANAPYAEEGIL comes from the coding sequence ATGACTCAGCAAAATGTGCAGAAATTCGATGTTGCTATCATCGGTGGCGGCATCATCGGCTCCAGTGTTGCGTACCATATCCTCAAGGCTTCGCCTGGTACGTCGGTGTGCGTGATCGAGCCAGATTCAACCTATGAGTTCGCAAGTGCACTGCGTTCCTCGGGTGGTTGCCGAGTTCAATTCACCGGTACTGAGAACATCGAGATGTCGCTCTACAGCATTGAGCGCATCAAAAATTTCGAGCACGAGATGGAGTCGAAGGGGCGTCCGGCTCCTGTAGATTGGGTTGAGGGCGGATATCTTTTTGTTGTCGAGCCCGAACACGTCGCCGCGATCGAGCGCAATGTGCGCAAGCAGCAAGAGCACGGATGCGTGGTGGAGCTCCTTGACGCAGCGGGACTCAAGAATCGCTTCCCATCTATCAACAGTGATGACTTAGGCGTAGGCGCATTTACGCCCCATGATGGCTGGTGCGATCCGAACGGCCTGCTCTGGGGTTATCGCCGCAAGGCTGTAGAGCTGGGAGCGGTCTACATAAAGGATAAATTCGTCGATGCGGTGGTGAGCACCCACAAGGCGCAGACAGCTGTTCTGGAGTCTGGGTTGCGCATCGATGCTGAGGCCTTCATCAACGCCGGCGGAGCCTGGTCAGGACTGATTGCCGAGAAATTTGGCATGCAACTGCCGATTGTCCCCATGCGTCGATTCGAGCACTACTTCACGCCTGCTACCCCGATGGAGCGGCTGCCGTACGTCAAAGACCTTTCGCGTTTGGCATTCCGCTCCGAAGGGGAGGGTTTTTCTGGTGGGCTGGTCAACGGTGCAGAGCCACGTGGTTTCAATTTCGAAGTTGATCACGATTACTGGGAGCAGGTGGTTTGGCCGGCCGTCGCGCACCGCTTCCCTGCATTGGAAGCTGCTAAATGCCATCGCACTTGGTCGGGCCTGTATGAGGTCAACGAGCTGGATGGCAACGCGGTAATTGGTCGCTGGAACTCCAAACTACCTAACCTCTACACAGTTGCAGGTTTCTCTGGGCACGGAATGATGCATGCACCCGCAGCGGGCCGAGCGATCGCCGAGCTACTACTCCAAGGTTCGTACCAGTCCTTGGATCTGACTCGCCTGGGTTATGAGCGAGTGGAGGCAAATGCGCCTTACGCTGAAGAAGGTATTCTCTGA
- a CDS encoding GntR family transcriptional regulator, producing the protein MQGVLGSPEARVLFSTVHQKDLYMPVQSALEENKIGLSADAVTNRLREMILSGTIGIGVQLKQVHLAKQFGVSRLPVREALKRLEAEGLIRHVARQGSVVANKSVADLIETLDIRIALESRALQLSIPKLQDSDFSAARDVLHRYEESTSPREWGELNLEFHSILYRACQRPTLLKMIADTVKGVDLHLKVLQSNSVGQKSSLREHADILEACEARDVATAILLLEQHIEHTQNALLQIPVLPEPFAF; encoded by the coding sequence ATGCAGGGGGTCTTGGGATCTCCTGAGGCTAGGGTGTTGTTCTCAACCGTCCATCAAAAAGATCTTTATATGCCCGTGCAAAGTGCTCTCGAAGAAAACAAGATCGGCTTAAGCGCCGACGCCGTCACGAACCGCCTCCGGGAAATGATATTGAGCGGGACTATCGGTATAGGCGTACAGCTTAAGCAGGTTCATTTGGCCAAGCAGTTTGGAGTGAGTCGGCTGCCAGTTCGAGAGGCGCTAAAAAGACTGGAAGCTGAGGGGCTCATCCGCCACGTAGCGCGTCAAGGTTCAGTCGTGGCGAACAAGTCAGTTGCTGACCTGATTGAAACGCTGGACATCCGGATCGCCCTAGAGAGCAGAGCACTCCAGCTGTCGATCCCAAAGCTCCAGGATTCCGACTTTAGCGCCGCTCGGGATGTGCTGCATCGATACGAAGAAAGTACATCTCCACGAGAGTGGGGTGAGCTGAACCTTGAGTTCCATTCCATTCTCTATCGTGCCTGTCAGCGTCCAACGCTGTTGAAAATGATCGCGGACACTGTCAAAGGTGTAGACCTACATCTCAAGGTGTTGCAGTCCAATTCAGTAGGGCAAAAATCCTCGCTTAGGGAGCACGCAGACATTTTGGAAGCGTGCGAAGCCCGCGATGTTGCAACCGCTATCCTCTTGTTGGAACAGCACATCGAGCACACTCAAAATGCTTTGTTGCAAATACCTGTGCTCCCAGAGCCGTTCGCATTTTGA